A region from the Sorex araneus isolate mSorAra2 chromosome 6, mSorAra2.pri, whole genome shotgun sequence genome encodes:
- the JADE2 gene encoding E3 ubiquitin-protein ligase Jade-2 yields the protein MEEKRRKYSISSDNSDTTDSHATSASRCSKLPSSTKAGWPRQNEKKPSEVFRTDLITAMKIPDSYQLSPDDYYILADPWRQEWEKGVQVPAGAEAIPEPVVRLLPPLEGPQSSPGHSRLGEGSRPDWPGGSRYDLDEIDAYWLELINSELKEMERPELDELTLERVLEELETLCHQNMERAIETQEGLGIEYDEDVVCDVCRSPEGEDGNEMVFCDKCNVCVHQACYGILKVPTGSWLCRTCALGVQPKCLLCPKRGGALKPTRSGTKWVHVSCALWIPEVSIGCPEKMEPITKISHIPASRWALSCSLCKECTGTCIQCSMPACVTAFHVTCAFDHGLEMRTILADNDEVKFKSFCQEHSDGGPRGEPASEPMEPSPASKDLEKVTLRKQRLQQLEEEFYELVEPAEVAERLDLGEALVDFIYQYWKLKRKANGNQPLLTPKTDEVDNLAQQEQDVLYGRLKLFTHLRQDLERVRNLCYMVTRRERTKHTICKVQEQIFHLQMRLIEQDLCRERSGRRAKGRKSDSKRKGREGPKGSPEKKEKVKAGPDSVLGQLGLSTSFPIDGTFFNSWLAQSVQITAENVAMSEWPLNNGHPEDPAPGLLSEELLQDEETLLSFMRDPSLRPGDPARKARGRTRLPAKKKSAQDRPGSQTTPDKPPKKPWGQDTGSGKGGGQGPPTRKPPRRTSSHLSPSPVAGDCPLSATPRSPPLLAPDTLAPVATDSNVQVPGPTSSPKPSGRLRPLRENKGTRRSPGARPDAGAGPPSAAAERPKVSLHFDTETDGYFSDGEMSDSDAEAEDGGVQRGTREAAEEVVRMGVLAS from the exons GTGTTCCGGACAGACCTCATCACCGCCATGAAGATCCCAGACTCGTACCAGCTCAGCCCGGATGACTACTACATCCTGGCCGACCCTTGGCGACAGGAATGGGAGAAGGGGGTGCAGGTGCCCGCCGGAGCCGAGGCCATTCCTGAGCCTGTGGTGAG GCTCCTGCCACCGCTGGAAGGCCCCCAGAGCTCCCCTGGCCACTCCAGACTTGGCGAGGGCTCCCGGCCCGACTGGCCGGGGGGCAGCCGCTATGACCTGGATGAGATCGATGCCTACTGGCTGGAGCTCATCAACTCCGAGCTCAAGGAAATGG AGAGGCCTGAGCTGGACGAGCTGACGCTGGAGCGGGTGCTGGAGGAGCTGGAGACGCTGTGCCACCAGAACATGGAGCGGGCCATCGAGACGCAGGAGGGGCTGGGCATCGAGTACGATGAGGACGTGGTCTGCGACGTGTGCCGCTCCCCCGAGGGCGAGGATGGCAACGAGATGGTCTTCTGTGACAAGTGCAACGTCTGCGTGCACCAG GCTTGCTACGGGATTCTCAAGGTGCCCACGGGCAGCTGGCTATGCCGGACATGCGCCCTGGGCGTCCAGCCGAAGTGCCTGCTCTGCCCCAAGCGAGGAGGGGCCCTGAAGCCCACCAGAAGCGGGACCAAGTGGGTGCATGTGAGCTGCGCTCTGTGGATTCCTGAG GTCAGCATCGGCTGCCCCGAGAAGATGGAGCCCATCACCAAGATCTCACACATCCCGGCCAGCCGCTGGGCTCTGTCCTGCAGCCTCTGTAAAGAGTGCACGGGCACCTGCATCCAG TGCTCCATGCCCGCCTGCGTCACGGCGTTCCACGTCACATGCGCCTTCGACCACGGCCTGGAAATGCGGACTATCTTAGCCGACAACGATGAGGTCAAGTTCAAGTCCTTCTGCCAGGAGCACAGCGACGGGGGCCCCCGGGGGGAGCCCGCGTCCGAGCCCAtggagcccagcccagccagcaAGGACCTGGAGAAGGTGACGCTCCGCAAGCAGCGGCTGCAGCAGCTGGAGGAGGAATTCTACGAGCTGGTGGAGCCGGCCGAGGTGGCCGAGCGCCTGGACCTGGGGGAGGCGCTGGTGGACTTCATCTACCAGTACTGGAAGCTGAAGAGGAAAGCCAACGGCAACCAGCCCCTGCTGACCCCCAAGACCGACGAGGTGGACAACCTGGCCCAGCAGGAGCAGGACGTCCTGTACGGCCGGCTGAAGCTCTTCACCCACCTGCGGCAGGACTTGGAGAGG GTTAGAAATCTGTGCTACATGGTGACAAGGCGCGAGAGAACGAAACACACCATCTGCAAAGTCCAGGAGCAGATTTTCCACCTGCAGATGAGACTTATTGAACAGGATCTGTGTCGAG AGCGGTCCGGGAGAAGAGCCAAGGGCAGGAAGAGCGACTCCAAAAGGAAAGGCCGCGAGGGCCCAAAGGGAAGCCccgagaagaaagagaaagtgaaggcGGGCCCTGACTCCGTCCTGGGGCAGCTGG GCCTCTCCACCTCCTTCCCCATCGACGGCACCTTCTTTAACAGCTGGCTGGCGCAGTCCGTGCAGATCACCGCCGAGAACGTGGCCATGAGCGAGTGGCCGCTTAACAACGGGCACCCGGAGGACCCGGCCCCGGGGCTGCTGTCGGAGGAGCTGCTGCAGGACGAGGAGACGTTGCTGAGCTTCATGCGGGACCCCTCGCTGCGGCCCGGAGACCCCGCCCGGAAGGCGCGCGGCCGCACCCGCCTGCCGGCCAAGAAGAAGTCAGCCCAGGACAGGCCCGGGTCACAGACCACTCCGGACAAGCCCCCCAAGAAGCCTTGGGGTCAGGATACGGGCAGTGGCAAGGGAGGGGGTCAGGGGCCACCCACCAGAAAACCACCACGGCGAACATCTTCCCACTTGTCCCCCAGCCCTGTCGCCGGGGACTGCCCTCTCTCGGccacccccaggagccccccactACTGGCCCCCGACACCCTGGCCCCAGTGGCCACCGACTCGAATGTCCAAGTGCCTGGCCCGACCTCAAGCCCTAAGCCGTCAGGCCGCCTCCGGCCGCTGCGTGAGAACAAGGGAACCCGGAGATCGCCGGGGGCCAGGCCTGACGCCGGGGCGGGACCACCTTCTGCTGCGGCCGAGAGGCCAAAGGTCAGCCTGCACTTCGACACGGAGACTGATGGTTACTTCTCTGACGGGGAGATGAGCGACTCGGACGCGGAGGCGGAGGACGGCGGGGTGCAGCGGGGCACCCGGGAGGCAGCTGAGGAAGTGGTCCGCATGGGGGTACTGGCCTCCTAA